One Halogeometricum sp. S1BR25-6 DNA segment encodes these proteins:
- a CDS encoding DoxX family protein — protein sequence MSSREVRLESTVGGFTASGKLHTLSVWFILALRLMMGIAFFQSGLSKVLSGSFSAGGYLTGAVPANGSPLAGLFVAMGETPWFVDFVNVAVPWGEVLIGLGLIVGALTRLAAFWGAFMMLMFYFGNWDVAHGYINGDFAYMLVFLSVAAFGAGRIFGLDAKLEQYEVDGRPFVERYSWARYLLG from the coding sequence ATGTCGTCACGAGAAGTGCGATTAGAGAGTACGGTCGGCGGTTTCACAGCGAGTGGGAAGCTCCACACGCTGAGCGTGTGGTTCATCCTCGCACTCAGACTGATGATGGGTATCGCGTTCTTCCAGAGCGGACTTAGTAAGGTTCTCTCCGGAAGTTTCAGCGCGGGCGGCTATCTGACGGGAGCGGTTCCGGCCAACGGGAGTCCGCTCGCCGGTCTGTTCGTCGCGATGGGAGAAACCCCGTGGTTCGTCGACTTCGTGAACGTGGCCGTCCCGTGGGGCGAGGTGCTCATCGGACTCGGTCTCATCGTCGGCGCATTGACTCGGCTCGCCGCGTTCTGGGGGGCGTTCATGATGCTGATGTTCTACTTCGGGAACTGGGACGTCGCCCACGGATACATCAACGGCGACTTCGCGTACATGCTCGTGTTCCTCTCCGTCGCGGCGTTCGGTGCGGGCCGCATCTTCGGCCTCGACGCCAAACTCGAACAATACGAGGTCGACGGTCGTCCGTTCGTCGAGAGATACTCGTGGGCGCGATACCTGCTCGGCTGA
- a CDS encoding class I SAM-dependent methyltransferase has protein sequence MTEPHHPIFARLYDPVMEPAERTVLAEHRRYLVDEISGSVLDLGAGTGAMFPYFRETMADGATVTLSAIEPDPHMRRQAVKRARDLELEIAVEGAGAEALPFAEESFDVVIASLVFCTIPDVEAALSEVARVLKPSGEFRFLEHVRGDGTVGIAHDVLAPAWHTVAGGCHLNRETDEVFRTDDRFELVDYTRLEDIPQVVPIVRGTLKRRREGSMLSRFVSSGVRVPPLSQRGRRAVGTATHGARPSPAR, from the coding sequence ATGACTGAGCCCCACCACCCGATATTTGCACGACTGTACGACCCAGTGATGGAACCTGCAGAGCGCACCGTTCTCGCTGAACACCGCCGGTATCTCGTCGACGAGATTTCCGGCTCAGTTCTAGATCTCGGTGCGGGGACGGGTGCGATGTTTCCATACTTCAGAGAGACCATGGCAGACGGTGCAACTGTCACGCTCTCCGCGATTGAACCGGATCCACACATGCGTCGGCAGGCGGTCAAGCGAGCCCGCGATCTCGAACTGGAAATTGCGGTCGAGGGCGCCGGCGCTGAAGCACTGCCGTTCGCAGAGGAGTCGTTCGACGTGGTGATCGCGTCACTCGTGTTCTGTACGATTCCCGATGTGGAGGCTGCACTCTCCGAAGTAGCGCGAGTGCTGAAACCAAGCGGTGAATTCCGATTTCTCGAACACGTTCGGGGCGACGGGACGGTTGGGATTGCCCACGATGTGCTCGCACCTGCGTGGCATACTGTCGCTGGCGGCTGTCATTTGAATCGAGAGACGGACGAGGTGTTTCGAACTGACGACCGCTTCGAACTCGTCGATTACACACGTCTGGAAGACATCCCGCAGGTCGTTCCAATTGTCCGCGGGACGCTCAAACGCCGACGTGAGGGCTCGATGCTTTCTCGTTTCGTGAGTAGCGGGGTCAGGGTGCCTCCGCTTTCGCAACGAGGACGACGTGCTGTAGGAACGGCAACGCACGGTGCGCGGCCTTCACCTGCTCGGTAA
- a CDS encoding succinylglutamate desuccinylase/aspartoacylase family protein, with protein MTTQHVSVGGRTIDAGRKQTFRFACSETYHGDTLEIPVTVINGTSSGPCVFLTAAVHGDELNGVKIIQEVADHYEPEDLHGALVCLHVLNVPGFLAQQRYIPIYDEDLNRSFPGNARTTMAKRLANTIYEEFISKCDLGLDFHTSTRNRTTMYHVRADMRDPDVERLARAFGTSVILDGEGSRGTLRSVACRDGIPTVTVEMGRAHRFQTAHLDRALHCVASVLAEHEVLPDRPVSWPGWTRVVARDGEKTWIRAETGGLVEMGWGPHPLVEDGEPLFTISDHFKDDIETIRAPSTGLVVGVLENAVAYPGHPLCHFVSVDEETADVIRADIERGVFDVYREGGFQWPEPRWYAEHGQQPNAEHGSDTHDTT; from the coding sequence ATGACGACACAGCACGTTTCCGTCGGTGGACGGACCATCGATGCGGGAAGGAAGCAAACGTTCCGCTTCGCCTGTAGCGAGACGTATCACGGTGATACGCTTGAAATCCCAGTCACGGTCATCAACGGCACGTCGTCGGGGCCGTGCGTCTTCCTGACCGCTGCCGTCCACGGAGACGAACTCAACGGGGTCAAGATTATTCAGGAGGTCGCCGATCACTACGAGCCAGAGGACCTCCACGGGGCACTCGTCTGCCTCCACGTGTTGAACGTGCCGGGCTTTCTCGCCCAGCAGCGCTACATCCCCATCTACGACGAGGACCTCAATCGGTCGTTCCCAGGCAACGCCCGAACTACGATGGCCAAACGGCTCGCGAACACGATTTACGAGGAGTTCATCTCGAAGTGCGATCTCGGCCTCGACTTCCACACGTCGACGCGCAACCGCACGACGATGTACCACGTCCGCGCCGATATGCGCGACCCCGACGTCGAACGACTCGCCAGAGCGTTCGGTACGAGTGTCATCCTCGACGGCGAAGGCTCACGTGGGACGCTCAGAAGTGTAGCCTGTCGGGACGGTATCCCGACGGTCACGGTCGAGATGGGTCGCGCCCATCGATTCCAGACGGCGCACCTCGACCGGGCGCTCCACTGTGTCGCGAGCGTCCTCGCCGAACACGAGGTGCTTCCCGACCGACCGGTTTCCTGGCCCGGCTGGACGCGCGTAGTCGCTCGCGACGGCGAGAAAACGTGGATTCGCGCCGAGACCGGTGGTCTCGTCGAGATGGGGTGGGGCCCACACCCACTCGTCGAGGACGGCGAGCCACTGTTCACGATTTCAGATCACTTCAAGGACGACATCGAGACGATTCGAGCACCGTCTACCGGCCTCGTCGTCGGCGTTCTCGAAAACGCAGTGGCGTATCCGGGCCACCCACTGTGTCACTTTGTGAGCGTCGACGAGGAAACCGCCGACGTCATTCGCGCCGACATCGAGCGAGGTGTGTTCGACGTCTATCGTGAAGGCGGCTTCCAGTGGCCCGAACCACGCTGGTACGCCGAGCACGGCCAGCAACCGAACGCTGAACACGGTAGTGATACCCATGACACGACGTAA
- a CDS encoding copper-translocating P-type ATPase: MFRRRFWVSLVLSVPVIFFSEFIQDVFGYTAPTFPGSVWITPVLSVIIFAYGGVPFLSMARTELENREPGMMMLISLAITVAFVYSIASLFLEGTTPFFWELVTLIDIMLLGHWMEMRSVRQASGALDELAKLMPDTAERVTESGDTEEVPVSELSEDDVILVRPGASVPADGEVVEGESSVDESMITGESRPVDKEPGVEVVAGTVNQDGSLRVRVTKTGDETTLAGIMRLVDEAQQSKSRTQLLADRAAGWLFYVALGVAAITAIAWVVAVGFNIGVLERVVTVLVIACPHALGLAVPLVVAINTSTAAQNGMLIRDRIAMEEARNLDTVMFDKTGTLTKGEQGVVGVETAGDWDEQRAFEVAAGVEGDSEHMIARAIRNAAAERDIQRAQVASFENLRGLGVRATVDGETVHLGGPNLIEKLDIERSNDITAFAEEAGANAQTVIYLIHDESEVVAAFALADVIREESRQAIEALHGMGIEVAMLTGDSEDVAKAVSEELGIDQYFAEVLPEEKDTKVEALQSEGKLVAMVGDGVNDAPALTRADVGIAIGSGTDVAIESGDIILVDNNPLDVVRLIKLSKASYRKMQENLVWATGYNVFALPLAAGILAPIGILLSPAIGAVFMSLSTIIVAINARRLRGVDLSA; this comes from the coding sequence ATGTTCCGGCGGCGGTTCTGGGTGTCGCTCGTCCTCTCGGTGCCAGTCATCTTCTTCAGCGAGTTCATTCAGGACGTCTTCGGCTACACGGCGCCGACATTCCCAGGTAGTGTCTGGATCACGCCCGTTCTCTCGGTAATCATCTTCGCGTACGGTGGCGTGCCGTTCCTCTCGATGGCCCGGACGGAACTCGAGAACCGTGAGCCAGGGATGATGATGCTCATCTCGCTGGCCATCACCGTCGCGTTCGTCTACTCGATTGCGAGTCTGTTCCTCGAGGGGACGACGCCGTTCTTCTGGGAACTCGTCACGCTGATCGACATCATGCTGCTGGGCCACTGGATGGAGATGCGATCGGTCCGGCAGGCCTCCGGTGCACTCGACGAGCTGGCGAAGCTCATGCCCGACACCGCCGAGCGCGTCACTGAGAGCGGCGACACGGAGGAGGTTCCCGTTTCCGAGCTGTCCGAGGACGACGTCATCCTCGTCCGTCCAGGTGCCTCCGTTCCCGCGGACGGCGAAGTTGTTGAAGGTGAATCGTCCGTCGACGAGTCGATGATCACCGGCGAGTCCCGTCCAGTCGACAAGGAACCCGGCGTGGAGGTCGTCGCTGGCACGGTCAACCAGGACGGCAGCCTGCGTGTCCGGGTGACCAAGACCGGTGACGAGACGACGCTGGCGGGCATCATGCGCCTCGTGGACGAGGCCCAGCAGTCCAAATCCCGTACGCAACTCCTGGCCGACCGGGCAGCCGGCTGGCTGTTCTACGTGGCACTCGGCGTCGCAGCGATTACGGCCATCGCGTGGGTCGTTGCGGTCGGGTTCAACATCGGCGTACTCGAACGCGTCGTGACGGTGCTCGTCATCGCGTGTCCGCACGCACTCGGACTCGCCGTCCCGTTGGTCGTCGCAATCAACACCTCCACTGCTGCCCAGAACGGGATGCTCATCCGCGACCGCATCGCCATGGAAGAGGCCCGGAATCTCGATACGGTGATGTTCGACAAGACCGGGACGCTCACGAAGGGCGAACAGGGCGTCGTCGGGGTCGAGACGGCGGGCGACTGGGACGAACAGCGGGCGTTCGAGGTCGCTGCGGGCGTCGAGGGTGATTCCGAACACATGATTGCTCGCGCTATCCGGAACGCCGCCGCTGAACGTGACATCCAACGGGCGCAGGTCGCAAGCTTCGAGAACCTCCGCGGTCTCGGCGTCAGAGCCACTGTCGACGGCGAGACAGTTCATCTGGGAGGCCCCAACCTGATCGAGAAACTCGACATCGAGCGGTCCAACGACATCACTGCATTCGCTGAGGAAGCTGGCGCGAACGCACAGACGGTTATCTACCTGATTCACGACGAATCAGAGGTCGTCGCGGCGTTCGCGCTGGCCGACGTCATCCGGGAAGAAAGCAGGCAGGCCATCGAGGCACTGCACGGGATGGGCATCGAGGTTGCGATGTTGACCGGCGACTCCGAGGACGTCGCGAAGGCCGTCTCGGAGGAACTCGGCATCGACCAGTACTTCGCGGAGGTGCTCCCCGAGGAGAAGGACACCAAGGTCGAAGCACTCCAGTCCGAAGGGAAACTGGTGGCGATGGTCGGCGATGGCGTCAACGACGCGCCAGCGCTCACCAGAGCTGACGTGGGCATCGCCATCGGCTCGGGGACCGACGTGGCCATCGAGTCGGGCGACATCATCCTCGTCGACAACAACCCCCTGGATGTCGTCCGTCTCATCAAGCTCTCGAAGGCGAGCTACCGGAAGATGCAGGAGAACCTCGTCTGGGCGACCGGCTACAACGTGTTCGCGCTGCCACTCGCTGCGGGAATCCTCGCACCCATCGGCATTCTCCTGTCGCCAGCGATCGGCGCGGTGTTCATGTCGCTGTCGACCATCATCGTCGCGATCAACGCCCGCCGACTCCGGGGGGTCGATCTCTCAGCATGA
- a CDS encoding SRPBCC family protein encodes MKAASSGPNHAGTPSTASNRTLNTVVIPMTRRKLTIDRPGGSDQTTTEFDVIGESPVDASLLRIEHATASVEIQAEPEAFFDAFTRFAQYDRWTPEMQGSAHWLTIEEGGPGSKFIAYDKPGTTHLAHYGEVIDVDRPNRFEWRAPFSEWQRAYIGTELEIEETDQGTATVSETLYFDVREEHLPVLAGFTGTASLQEERVESFLETRLRGLDSLLKENDIPDDERSFLFTEARTVAGDWAGRISDGEWVRVLYADGEVDFDAPADEVFNAFSRFARYADWTRDIHVGCEWLDVKEGGVGSRFLIWEKPGDRHVMHYGVVTECERNRRFTWRAPFAEWGKVFLGTSLQLTPRADGGTTAYHVLYVDLPVEYLPVFGGFGTLPGFDLEFETFHIYEEADGFQRLMENDEFTEEDTSYLFDKDDQIAHDWPMQEGRPWPDRALTLEPDRTISYEKLLVELSEVFAEALPSPKFTREYRDLKRLWAHADQEGAE; translated from the coding sequence GTGAAGGCGGCTTCCAGTGGCCCGAACCACGCTGGTACGCCGAGCACGGCCAGCAACCGAACGCTGAACACGGTAGTGATACCCATGACACGACGTAAACTTACAATCGACCGGCCTGGTGGAAGCGATCAGACGACGACCGAGTTCGACGTGATCGGTGAGAGCCCAGTTGATGCATCGTTGCTCAGAATCGAACACGCGACAGCAAGTGTTGAGATCCAAGCAGAACCGGAAGCGTTCTTCGACGCGTTCACTCGATTCGCGCAGTACGATCGGTGGACGCCCGAGATGCAGGGCTCTGCCCACTGGCTGACCATCGAGGAAGGTGGTCCAGGGTCGAAGTTCATCGCCTACGATAAGCCAGGAACGACCCATCTCGCACACTATGGCGAAGTCATCGACGTAGATCGGCCGAACCGCTTCGAGTGGCGAGCGCCGTTCAGCGAATGGCAGCGGGCATATATCGGGACGGAACTCGAAATCGAAGAGACAGACCAAGGGACAGCGACCGTAAGCGAAACGTTGTACTTCGACGTCAGAGAGGAGCATCTCCCCGTCCTCGCGGGGTTCACCGGTACGGCCAGTCTTCAGGAGGAGCGCGTCGAATCGTTCCTCGAGACGCGACTCAGGGGCCTCGACTCACTTCTCAAAGAGAACGACATCCCGGACGACGAACGGTCGTTCCTCTTCACGGAAGCGCGGACTGTGGCCGGAGATTGGGCCGGGCGAATTTCGGACGGCGAGTGGGTTCGTGTGCTCTATGCTGACGGCGAGGTCGACTTCGACGCTCCCGCCGATGAGGTGTTCAACGCCTTCTCCCGGTTCGCACGCTACGCTGACTGGACGCGCGATATCCACGTCGGCTGCGAGTGGCTCGACGTGAAGGAAGGTGGCGTCGGATCACGGTTCCTCATCTGGGAGAAGCCCGGCGACCGCCACGTGATGCACTACGGGGTGGTGACCGAGTGCGAGCGGAATCGACGGTTCACGTGGCGGGCACCGTTCGCAGAGTGGGGAAAGGTCTTCCTCGGGACGTCACTCCAGCTCACGCCGCGCGCCGACGGCGGGACGACTGCTTATCACGTGCTCTACGTTGACCTGCCGGTCGAGTATCTCCCGGTCTTCGGTGGGTTCGGGACGCTTCCCGGCTTCGACCTTGAGTTCGAGACGTTCCACATCTACGAGGAGGCGGACGGCTTCCAACGACTCATGGAGAACGACGAGTTCACCGAGGAGGACACTTCGTACCTGTTCGATAAAGACGACCAGATCGCTCACGACTGGCCCATGCAGGAGGGCCGTCCTTGGCCCGACCGGGCGCTCACACTCGAACCAGACCGAACGATCTCCTACGAGAAACTGCTCGTCGAGCTCTCTGAAGTCTTCGCCGAGGCGCTTCCGTCGCCGAAATTCACTCGCGAGTATCGCGACCTGAAACGACTCTGGGCCCACGCTGACCAGGAGGGTGCGGAATGA
- a CDS encoding heavy-metal-associated domain-containing protein translates to MTTTITVEGMTCEHCEQTVEDALRDVDGVTDATADREAESANVDGDADIDTLVEAVKDAGYSAHA, encoded by the coding sequence ATGACGACGACCATAACCGTCGAGGGAATGACGTGTGAACACTGCGAACAGACCGTCGAGGACGCGCTCCGAGACGTAGACGGTGTGACGGACGCTACCGCCGACCGCGAAGCCGAGAGCGCGAACGTCGACGGCGATGCCGACATCGATACGCTCGTGGAGGCGGTCAAAGACGCCGGATACTCGGCTCACGCCTGA
- a CDS encoding class I SAM-dependent methyltransferase, protein MPTSRTAANPSTAIRRFPNSSRSSMDQNSLRERIIDQFSYRGKRADIWRAFDLLLETDEFLNLGYSEWYQPHVFGSSQRRLVTEVGSRIESYPPGTDGVRLLDIGCGRGGPAIHLTNRFGSRVTGLDLVPYNIERATENARGKQAETEFVVGDATKLPFATDSFTACTAIDALVYLPDRNSVFAGVADVLEPKGVFVVSDLVMRSDVSETERRVVDSFADAWDMPSIGTVEQYKAALDDSNLELETVENITGHSVGRFRKWTSLYLQLLRSPTRSLLERLYRAYDLDPTGITEQVKAAHRALPFLQHVVLVAKAEAP, encoded by the coding sequence GTGCCGACCTCGCGTACTGCGGCGAATCCGAGTACTGCTATTCGGAGGTTTCCGAACTCGAGTAGGTCTTCTATGGATCAGAATTCCCTCCGCGAGCGGATTATCGACCAGTTCTCTTACCGCGGCAAACGAGCCGACATCTGGCGGGCGTTCGACCTCCTGCTAGAGACCGACGAGTTTCTTAATCTCGGCTACTCGGAGTGGTACCAACCACACGTCTTTGGGTCGAGTCAGCGCCGTCTCGTCACGGAAGTCGGATCGAGAATCGAATCGTACCCGCCCGGCACGGACGGAGTGCGTCTCCTCGATATCGGTTGTGGCCGAGGCGGTCCGGCGATCCACCTCACCAATCGGTTCGGCTCCCGGGTTACCGGACTGGATCTCGTTCCGTACAACATCGAGCGGGCAACCGAGAACGCACGCGGAAAGCAAGCCGAGACCGAGTTCGTTGTTGGCGACGCCACGAAACTACCATTCGCCACGGACTCGTTTACCGCGTGCACAGCCATCGACGCCCTCGTCTATCTCCCCGACCGGAACAGCGTCTTCGCTGGGGTCGCGGATGTTCTCGAACCTAAGGGGGTCTTCGTCGTCTCCGATCTCGTGATGCGGTCCGACGTGAGCGAAACAGAACGAAGGGTCGTCGACTCGTTTGCAGACGCGTGGGATATGCCGTCGATTGGGACCGTCGAGCAGTACAAGGCGGCTCTCGATGATTCGAATCTCGAACTCGAGACGGTAGAGAACATCACGGGACACAGCGTCGGGCGGTTCAGAAAGTGGACCTCGCTGTACCTTCAGCTACTCAGGAGTCCCACTCGGTCGCTCCTCGAACGACTGTATCGAGCGTATGACCTCGATCCAACGGGGATTACCGAGCAGGTGAAGGCCGCGCACCGTGCGTTGCCGTTCCTACAGCACGTCGTCCTCGTTGCGAAAGCGGAGGCACCCTGA
- a CDS encoding saccharopine dehydrogenase family protein, protein MTTLIVGGYGSVGRTIAEDLATASDDANAVIIAGRDETKANAVASEFGDNVSGIAFDLEETDSYARILKDVDQVVMCVDQSGTAFVEACLESGADYVDVTASDEFFRQVEQLDDLARDGDATAVLSVGLAPGVTNLLAKLMADQLSSVSDIQIGVLLGLGEAFGPAASRWTLERISREFAVPTAGHSGSIRGFSNPVPVEFPRYGQRWAYSFDFADQHVLHRTLNVPARTHLCFDSRGVTSAVYGLSWVGLYRPAVEAIGLDRLTDLVSTLSVGGDGFAVTVEVDGQQNSTAKTLMTAIDGREQSRVTGIVAATVALAIRDTAVPDGVHHIHEILDPEPILDVLRKQGYRLTNSEQVRETREPVPPNP, encoded by the coding sequence ATGACGACGCTGATAGTCGGCGGCTACGGGTCAGTCGGTCGCACGATAGCGGAAGACCTGGCTACTGCGTCTGACGACGCGAATGCCGTCATTATCGCTGGTCGCGACGAGACGAAAGCGAACGCCGTCGCAAGTGAGTTCGGAGACAATGTCTCTGGCATCGCCTTCGACCTCGAGGAGACGGATTCGTACGCTCGTATCCTCAAAGACGTTGACCAGGTTGTGATGTGCGTGGATCAGTCCGGAACAGCGTTCGTTGAGGCGTGCCTCGAATCGGGGGCCGACTATGTTGACGTCACGGCCTCGGACGAATTCTTCCGCCAAGTCGAACAGCTTGACGACCTCGCACGAGATGGTGATGCGACAGCAGTCCTGAGCGTGGGGCTCGCGCCCGGCGTCACGAATCTGCTGGCGAAGCTAATGGCCGACCAGCTGTCGTCGGTCTCGGACATCCAGATCGGCGTGCTACTCGGTCTCGGGGAGGCGTTCGGTCCCGCAGCGAGTCGATGGACGCTCGAACGAATCAGTCGGGAGTTCGCGGTCCCTACAGCGGGACACTCCGGGTCGATCCGTGGCTTTTCGAATCCAGTACCGGTAGAGTTCCCCCGATATGGCCAGAGGTGGGCCTACAGCTTCGACTTCGCGGATCAACACGTCCTCCACCGAACGCTCAACGTGCCAGCTAGAACTCACCTGTGCTTCGACTCACGGGGCGTCACGTCGGCAGTCTATGGGCTCTCGTGGGTCGGATTGTACCGTCCAGCCGTCGAGGCGATCGGGCTCGATCGACTGACGGACCTCGTCTCGACGCTCTCGGTCGGCGGGGACGGCTTCGCCGTGACGGTTGAGGTCGATGGGCAGCAGAATTCGACCGCGAAGACGCTGATGACGGCGATCGACGGGAGAGAGCAGAGCCGAGTGACTGGCATCGTCGCGGCAACTGTGGCGTTGGCCATCCGAGATACAGCGGTTCCCGACGGCGTCCATCATATCCACGAGATTCTCGACCCCGAGCCAATTCTCGATGTCCTGCGAAAACAGGGGTATCGTCTCACGAACAGCGAACAGGTCCGGGAGACGAGGGAACCGGTTCCCCCAAATCCATGA
- a CDS encoding ABC1 kinase family protein, which yields MIERIREAVRTIVRFVEILRYTLVAAIRYQFSSEPLPEHVHRLVVQLGPTFIKLGQIASTRPDLVPPDVSKRLEELQENVPQFPHRDARAVIESELGEPPEELFREFPTEPIASASLSQVYFAMLDDETDVAVKVQRPGIRPRMERDLRIVRSLARLGSALRLTPRQLPVTQIVDEFASWTLKELDFEVEGHNLEEFGRNFVDWDDVTFPAVYWSHTTKRVLTMEKVSGMRLGAIPDAVSEQRRHTLAQRLSELLIKMFVSDGFFHADLHPGNIFFQRNGSIAILDVGMVGRMTTVQRDRFLAYWIAITRRQRDRAFHHLVEMAESTERADLDAYRDQYDVLLDRFYNKDLSERSLAQTYLEIVYAGAEHGVVFPSEMVLQAKAVVTAESLTLVLAPEYRFSEEIRPIVAEELAKQATPRAAMDRAWGELVDWILLGQSGGGGESPSAATPEEAAFRREAIQALAHVWTDDIDALLQDIQDDVPEYTSAEYWRDHPEHYVLLETALGLLRTFATELARLEERSDIQSETDAVPLLAVDDADDVEEKLLTGELSQMIDTLQDDTDRYTSAEFWDQNHETRAALISGLTALRLLLSRLNQSVDATYATSPGNGTTHPSETSDTDD from the coding sequence ATGATCGAGCGAATCCGTGAGGCGGTGCGAACCATCGTGCGCTTCGTCGAGATTCTCCGCTATACTCTCGTAGCGGCGATCCGGTACCAATTCAGTTCGGAACCGCTTCCCGAGCACGTCCATCGCCTCGTCGTCCAGCTTGGGCCGACGTTCATCAAACTCGGCCAGATCGCCTCGACGCGACCCGATCTCGTCCCGCCCGATGTCTCGAAACGGCTTGAAGAACTGCAAGAGAACGTTCCACAATTTCCTCACCGTGACGCCCGAGCAGTCATCGAATCCGAACTCGGAGAACCTCCGGAGGAACTATTTCGAGAGTTCCCCACCGAGCCCATCGCTTCGGCTTCGTTGAGTCAAGTGTACTTCGCGATGCTGGACGATGAGACAGACGTCGCCGTGAAAGTCCAGCGTCCGGGTATCCGCCCACGCATGGAACGGGATCTCCGAATCGTTCGAAGTCTCGCCCGGCTGGGGTCCGCACTCCGATTGACGCCACGTCAGCTCCCCGTTACCCAGATCGTCGACGAGTTCGCCTCGTGGACGCTGAAGGAACTCGACTTCGAGGTCGAAGGTCACAACCTCGAAGAGTTCGGCCGGAATTTCGTGGACTGGGACGACGTGACGTTTCCAGCGGTCTACTGGAGCCACACGACCAAGCGTGTCCTGACAATGGAGAAGGTCTCGGGGATGCGACTTGGAGCGATTCCAGACGCCGTAAGCGAGCAACGCCGCCACACGCTCGCTCAGCGCCTCTCGGAACTGCTCATCAAGATGTTCGTCTCCGACGGCTTCTTCCACGCCGACCTCCACCCGGGGAACATCTTCTTCCAGCGGAACGGCAGTATCGCGATCCTCGACGTCGGAATGGTCGGCCGGATGACGACCGTTCAACGCGACCGTTTCCTCGCGTACTGGATCGCCATCACACGCCGACAGCGCGACCGAGCGTTTCACCATCTCGTAGAGATGGCCGAATCGACCGAGCGGGCCGACCTCGACGCCTACCGCGACCAGTACGACGTACTCCTCGACCGCTTCTACAATAAGGACCTCTCGGAGCGGAGTCTCGCACAGACCTATCTTGAGATCGTCTACGCAGGCGCCGAACACGGCGTCGTCTTCCCTTCAGAAATGGTCCTGCAGGCGAAGGCGGTCGTGACAGCCGAATCGCTGACGCTCGTCCTCGCGCCCGAGTATCGCTTCAGCGAGGAGATCCGACCCATCGTCGCCGAGGAACTCGCGAAGCAGGCGACGCCCCGGGCCGCAATGGATCGGGCGTGGGGCGAACTCGTCGACTGGATCCTTCTCGGGCAGAGTGGTGGCGGTGGGGAGTCGCCATCGGCAGCAACCCCCGAAGAGGCGGCGTTCCGCAGGGAGGCGATTCAAGCGCTTGCCCACGTCTGGACGGACGACATCGATGCGTTGTTGCAGGACATCCAAGACGACGTGCCCGAGTACACGTCTGCCGAGTACTGGCGCGATCACCCGGAGCACTACGTCCTCCTCGAGACGGCACTCGGGCTACTCCGGACGTTCGCGACGGAACTGGCGCGCCTCGAAGAGCGCAGCGACATCCAGAGCGAAACCGACGCCGTACCCCTGCTCGCGGTCGACGACGCAGACGATGTAGAAGAAAAGCTCCTGACCGGCGAACTCTCCCAGATGATCGATACGTTGCAGGACGATACGGATCGGTACACCTCGGCGGAGTTCTGGGACCAGAACCACGAAACGCGAGCGGCACTCATTTCGGGATTGACGGCACTCCGACTGCTCCTCTCACGACTGAACCAGAGCGTCGACGCGACGTACGCCACCAGCCCCGGCAATGGGACGACCCACCCCTCCGAGACGAGCGATACCGATGACTGA
- a CDS encoding NAD(P)-dependent oxidoreductase — MRLAVFGATGGAGREFTKRATAEGHEIRALTRSTGRLSTDDAIVAVEGNVLVPENVSETVTDADAVVCLLGRTGDNPRDVVSSGTENILTAMNEQGVNRLVALTSMGLGASVRQVPWYVRLANATVLHDLMVDKARQEELVAGSDVKWTIVRPGGLTDGPPTGEFVHGVDVDATAGPISRADVAAFLLQVVQTDAYVREMPVVTTEQGVDAAFLWEQATAITRRLSGR; from the coding sequence ATGCGACTGGCAGTATTCGGTGCAACAGGTGGGGCCGGACGAGAATTTACGAAACGTGCGACTGCGGAGGGTCACGAGATACGGGCACTCACGCGGTCGACAGGGAGACTCTCGACCGACGACGCTATCGTCGCCGTCGAGGGAAACGTCCTCGTCCCGGAGAACGTCTCGGAGACCGTGACGGACGCAGACGCCGTCGTCTGTCTCTTGGGGCGTACCGGCGACAATCCTCGGGACGTGGTCTCCAGCGGAACTGAGAACATCCTCACCGCGATGAATGAGCAAGGTGTGAACCGTCTGGTAGCGCTGACTTCCATGGGACTCGGTGCGAGCGTTCGCCAGGTTCCGTGGTACGTGCGTCTCGCGAACGCGACAGTCCTCCACGACTTGATGGTGGACAAGGCGAGACAAGAGGAACTCGTCGCGGGGAGCGACGTCAAGTGGACTATCGTCCGCCCCGGCGGACTGACCGACGGCCCTCCCACTGGCGAGTTCGTCCACGGCGTTGACGTTGACGCGACCGCGGGGCCGATTTCGCGCGCCGACGTCGCCGCGTTTCTACTGCAGGTCGTACAGACCGACGCCTACGTGCGCGAGATGCCGGTAGTGACGACTGAACAGGGAGTCGACGCCGCGTTCCTCTGGGAGCAGGCGACGGCGATAACCCGTCGGTTGAGTGGGAGGTGA